From a region of the Williamsia phyllosphaerae genome:
- a CDS encoding general stress protein, which yields MTNPMRPGTGRETPGLPTPPTGWPIGSYGTYAEAQKAVDYLSDENFSVQDVTIVGVDLMQVERVLGRLTWGKVIGGGIVSGAWLGLFFGLLVSLVVTGNAIVPLLFGLVGGIVFGVISTSIPYAATKGQRDFASTMQLVAGRYDVICDPKSAEKARDLLARTSI from the coding sequence ATGACCAACCCGATGCGACCCGGAACCGGCCGCGAGACCCCGGGTCTCCCCACGCCGCCCACCGGCTGGCCCATCGGCTCCTACGGCACCTACGCCGAGGCGCAGAAAGCGGTCGACTACCTATCCGACGAGAACTTCTCGGTCCAGGACGTGACCATCGTCGGGGTCGATCTGATGCAGGTCGAGCGGGTGCTCGGCCGACTCACCTGGGGAAAGGTGATCGGTGGTGGCATCGTGTCCGGCGCATGGCTCGGACTGTTCTTCGGGCTGCTGGTCAGTCTCGTCGTGACCGGGAACGCAATCGTGCCACTGCTTTTCGGTCTCGTCGGCGGCATCGTCTTCGGTGTCATCTCGACGTCCATCCCCTACGCGGCCACGAAGGGGCAGCGCGACTTCGCCTCGACGATGCAGCTGGTTGCCGGTCGCTATGACGTGATCTGCGATCCCAAGAGCGCCGAGAAGGCTCGCGACCTGTTGGCGCGCACCTCGATCTGA
- a CDS encoding HpcH/HpaI aldolase/citrate lyase family protein has product MQTQSSPGSRRSVLAVPGSSAKMLGKARDLPADEVFCDLEDAVAPSEKETARATIVEALAHPGWGRQRRAVRVNGWSTPWTHDDLIAVVAGAGAHIDSIIVPKVRSGAEVVAIDLLLTQLETKHDLEPSAIGIQAQIEDAIALTKIDEIASASPRLESLVLGPADMAASLGMQTLTTGEQPDGYTRGDAHHHVLMSVLIAARAHGLAAIDGPYLAIDAPDAFRRNAAAVAALGFDGKWVIHPGQIDTANAAFTPRQSDYDAAENLLDAYREATSRPGGARGAVRHRGEMIDEASAAMAGKIAQKGRAAGLQREDHQT; this is encoded by the coding sequence ATGCAGACACAGTCGTCGCCGGGTTCGCGACGGTCGGTGCTGGCCGTTCCGGGCAGTTCGGCGAAGATGCTGGGCAAGGCGCGTGATCTGCCCGCCGACGAGGTGTTCTGCGATCTCGAGGACGCGGTCGCCCCGAGCGAGAAGGAAACCGCCCGGGCGACGATCGTCGAGGCGCTCGCCCATCCGGGATGGGGTCGGCAGCGGCGTGCGGTGCGGGTCAACGGCTGGTCCACGCCCTGGACCCACGACGATCTCATCGCGGTGGTGGCCGGTGCGGGCGCGCACATCGACTCGATCATCGTGCCGAAGGTGCGTTCGGGTGCGGAGGTCGTGGCGATCGACCTGCTGCTGACCCAACTCGAGACCAAGCACGACCTCGAACCGTCGGCCATCGGGATCCAGGCGCAGATCGAGGACGCGATCGCGCTGACGAAGATCGACGAGATCGCCTCGGCCAGTCCGCGTCTGGAGTCGTTGGTGCTCGGACCGGCGGACATGGCGGCGAGTCTGGGCATGCAGACCCTGACCACCGGCGAGCAACCCGACGGGTACACCCGTGGTGACGCGCATCACCACGTGCTGATGTCGGTGCTGATCGCGGCCCGCGCGCACGGCCTGGCTGCGATCGACGGGCCCTACCTCGCCATCGATGCGCCAGATGCGTTCCGCCGCAATGCTGCTGCGGTCGCAGCCCTGGGATTCGACGGGAAGTGGGTCATCCACCCCGGTCAGATCGACACGGCCAATGCGGCCTTCACGCCACGGCAGAGCGACTACGACGCAGCCGAGAACCTGCTCGACGCCTATCGGGAGGCCACGTCGCGCCCCGGTGGCGCACGCGGCGCGGTACGCCACCGCGGTGAGATGATCGACGAGGCGAGCGCTGCGATGGCGGGCAAGATCGCACAGAAGGGCCGCGCCGCCGGCCTGCAACGAGAGGACCACCAGACATGA
- a CDS encoding magnesium transporter MgtE N-terminal domain-containing protein, with amino-acid sequence MAAVSKVFVARLAGLAVLGPDGESIGRVRDLVLALRYDTAQPRALGLAVELSTRRRIFVPMLRVTTIEPNSVTLNTGTVSMRRLNLRPGEALAIGQILDSRVRIADPDIPELASTDATVVDLGIERNRTRDWTVSRVAVRGLRSRLGRRGGTHVVDWNTVRGLTHSALELPGQGVAQALSQFDGMRAADVANALRELPPKRRMEIAAALDDERLADVIQELPTDDQTELIGRMEVDRAADVLEAMDPDDAADLLGELPDAEAEALLQLMDPIESEPVRRLLSHSPDTAGGLMTPEPLVVTASTTIAEALARARNIDLTPASASLTFVVRPPTATPTGKYLGCVHLQALLREPPANLVGGILDTDLAHLNPEDSLETVTRYFATYNLVCGPVVDEEGHLLGAVTVDDLLDHLLPEDWRETEPQDVTPAAGASS; translated from the coding sequence ATGGCAGCAGTGAGCAAGGTGTTCGTGGCCAGGCTCGCGGGCCTGGCGGTACTCGGTCCGGACGGCGAATCGATCGGCCGGGTGCGTGACCTCGTGCTCGCCCTGCGCTACGACACCGCCCAACCGCGTGCGCTCGGTCTCGCCGTCGAACTGTCCACGCGACGACGGATCTTCGTCCCGATGCTGCGCGTCACCACCATCGAGCCGAACTCGGTGACGCTCAACACCGGAACCGTCAGCATGCGACGACTCAACCTCCGCCCCGGCGAGGCGCTGGCCATCGGTCAGATCCTCGATTCCCGCGTCCGGATCGCCGACCCGGACATCCCCGAGTTGGCGAGCACCGACGCGACCGTCGTCGATCTGGGCATCGAGCGCAACCGCACCCGGGACTGGACGGTCTCGCGGGTGGCGGTCCGCGGCCTGCGATCACGACTGGGCCGACGAGGCGGCACGCACGTCGTGGACTGGAACACCGTCCGGGGCCTCACCCACAGCGCCCTGGAACTCCCGGGACAGGGTGTCGCCCAGGCGCTCTCGCAGTTCGACGGCATGCGTGCGGCCGACGTGGCCAACGCCCTGCGCGAGCTGCCACCGAAGCGGCGGATGGAGATCGCCGCCGCGCTCGACGACGAACGTCTGGCCGACGTCATCCAGGAGCTGCCCACCGACGACCAGACCGAGCTCATCGGCCGCATGGAGGTGGACCGCGCCGCGGACGTGCTCGAGGCCATGGACCCCGACGACGCGGCCGACCTCCTCGGCGAGCTGCCCGACGCCGAGGCCGAGGCGCTGCTGCAACTGATGGACCCGATCGAGTCCGAGCCCGTCCGTCGGCTGCTCTCGCACTCCCCCGACACCGCGGGCGGTCTGATGACGCCCGAACCGCTGGTCGTGACCGCGTCGACCACCATCGCCGAGGCGCTGGCCCGGGCCCGCAACATCGACCTGACTCCGGCCTCGGCGAGCCTGACGTTCGTCGTGCGACCACCCACGGCCACGCCCACCGGCAAGTACCTGGGGTGTGTCCACCTGCAGGCGCTGCTGCGTGAGCCACCCGCCAACCTCGTCGGCGGCATCCTCGACACCGACCTCGCGCACCTCAACCCCGAGGACTCGCTGGAGACCGTCACCCGGTACTTCGCGACCTACAACCTGGTGTGCGGACCGGTCGTCGACGAGGAGGGCCATCTGCTCGGCGCGGTCACCGTCGACGACCTCCTCGACCATCTGCTGCCCGAGGACTGGCGTGAGACCGAACCGCAGGACGTCACCCCGGCCGCCGGGGCGAGCTCGTGA
- a CDS encoding DUF1003 domain-containing protein, producing MSPDASRPARGKLDTPRSGRRRFRFHLDSDIVGVYSERLARFLGTGRYLGIQTIVVIVWITLNLVAISIRWDPYPFILLNLAFSTQAAYAAPLILLAQNRQENRDRVALEEDRMRAEQTKADTEFLARELAAVRLAVGDTVTRDYLRKELDDLLTEMTTQLKKAEKRRNSENKSGEGPKGEPKGGSKRDSADD from the coding sequence GTGAGCCCGGACGCGTCTCGGCCGGCGCGCGGCAAGCTCGACACCCCCCGTAGCGGGCGTCGCCGGTTCCGTTTCCACCTCGACTCCGACATCGTCGGCGTCTACAGCGAACGACTGGCCCGGTTCCTCGGGACGGGTCGGTATCTGGGCATCCAGACCATCGTCGTCATCGTGTGGATCACCCTGAACCTGGTGGCGATCAGCATCCGATGGGACCCGTACCCGTTCATCCTGCTCAACCTCGCGTTCTCGACCCAGGCCGCCTACGCGGCCCCGCTGATCCTGCTCGCGCAGAACCGGCAGGAGAACCGGGACCGGGTGGCGCTGGAGGAGGATCGGATGCGGGCCGAGCAGACCAAGGCCGACACCGAGTTCCTCGCCCGCGAGCTCGCCGCCGTGCGCTTGGCCGTCGGCGACACCGTGACGCGCGACTATCTGCGCAAGGAACTCGACGACCTGCTGACCGAGATGACCACGCAGCTCAAGAAGGCCGAGAAACGTCGGAACTCGGAGAACAAGAGCGGCGAGGGGCCGAAAGGTGAGCCCAAGGGCGGCTCGAAACGCGATTCCGCCGACGACTGA
- a CDS encoding lytic murein transglycosylase gives MPPSLREHFPRRAVSLSVASILIGVFVLGAATSSAQRQPASVTTEAAARAAAPVAEVLPGATRTPAGFAPPAARPAAAVEALRVLAPALPPGPLGIPGIVLQAYKLAADRVGAENGACKLPWFLLAGIGRIESGHAGDGSVDTSGTTINPIEGPLLNGTLAGNAVITDTDKGAIDGDATHDRAMGPMQFIPSTWAAWGTDANGDGRADPNNIFDATLAAGRYLCSGVSDIMSASHRVSSVLRYNNSVEYANNVLTWALAYATGALPTAGILEPKRPPSTRVSAPVTAPGSPARTPSAPGAPPASGAPSAAAGPTARFTKVNTRFTTPATIVVTSPAGPVTCTVDLTGATSTDGTTATISKATVRGANALCGLARTAGIPWTVTPTSATAVEMSNVGIDALGTRCEPVVLAGPLTDALTPTTDATGTCTVRSLTLRPTPALASA, from the coding sequence GTGCCCCCCTCGCTTCGTGAGCACTTCCCACGCCGCGCGGTGTCGTTGAGCGTCGCGAGCATCCTCATCGGGGTGTTCGTCCTCGGAGCGGCCACCTCCAGCGCCCAGCGGCAGCCGGCCTCGGTGACCACCGAGGCCGCCGCCCGCGCTGCCGCGCCCGTCGCCGAGGTACTCCCCGGCGCGACCCGCACGCCCGCCGGATTCGCACCGCCCGCCGCGCGACCCGCCGCCGCCGTCGAGGCACTGCGCGTCCTCGCCCCCGCCCTGCCACCGGGACCGCTCGGGATCCCCGGCATCGTCCTGCAGGCCTACAAGCTCGCGGCCGACCGTGTGGGTGCGGAGAACGGCGCCTGCAAGCTCCCCTGGTTCCTGCTCGCCGGGATCGGTCGCATCGAGTCGGGCCACGCCGGCGACGGGTCGGTGGACACCTCCGGTACCACCATCAACCCCATCGAGGGTCCCCTGCTCAACGGCACCCTCGCGGGCAACGCCGTCATCACCGACACCGACAAGGGCGCGATCGACGGGGACGCGACGCACGACCGGGCCATGGGACCCATGCAGTTCATCCCGAGCACCTGGGCGGCCTGGGGAACCGACGCGAACGGCGACGGCAGGGCCGATCCCAACAACATCTTCGACGCGACCCTCGCCGCGGGCCGCTATCTCTGCTCCGGGGTCAGCGACATCATGTCCGCCTCGCATCGGGTGAGTTCGGTACTGCGCTACAACAATTCCGTCGAGTACGCGAACAACGTCCTGACCTGGGCGTTGGCGTACGCCACCGGGGCGTTGCCCACCGCGGGCATCCTCGAACCCAAGCGTCCGCCGTCGACCAGGGTGTCCGCGCCGGTCACCGCGCCCGGCTCCCCGGCACGCACACCGTCGGCGCCCGGCGCTCCCCCGGCGTCCGGCGCCCCGTCCGCTGCGGCCGGACCGACCGCCCGCTTCACGAAGGTGAACACCCGTTTCACCACCCCGGCCACGATCGTCGTCACGTCACCGGCCGGTCCGGTGACCTGCACGGTCGACCTGACCGGCGCGACCAGCACCGACGGGACGACCGCCACCATCAGCAAGGCCACGGTCCGCGGCGCGAACGCGCTGTGCGGTCTGGCCCGCACCGCGGGCATCCCCTGGACGGTGACACCCACGAGCGCGACGGCCGTCGAGATGTCGAACGTCGGTATCGACGCACTGGGCACGCGATGTGAGCCGGTCGTGCTGGCCGGCCCCCTGACCGATGCCCTCACGCCGACGACCGACGCCACCGGCACCTGCACGGTGCGCAGCCTGACACTGCGGCCCACCCCCGCCCTCGCGTCGGCATAG